In the Purpureocillium takamizusanense chromosome 5, complete sequence genome, one interval contains:
- a CDS encoding uncharacterized protein (EggNog:ENOG503PC41~COG:Q): MLLRLDLVFAGTVLLFAALVWARNRVADDRIRRAGGARAPILAGNFFSASWFYFNVGKNQLRNNLPNWCDQTLDALPGSQHAAEFSLTGKKRVLITREPEQIKAVLATKFASFGHGSQWHKLWGPFLGDGIFATDGQQWHNSRSMIRPMFARDRLRNLTIFDYCTDKLLSKLPRNGETVDLKNLFYRWSLDAATEFLLGENVNSLDNPVHGVANAMTTAQRIQMLIFVLNPIAPLIPKGAYLKAIGCIESFIEPIISRALALSENELDELSKLDIDFTFLHSIARFSKEPKVLRDEIMSVLLAARDTTAATMSWAVYELSNCPDAWTQLRREVIDALGVEKRPTYETLKNLKSVRNILNETLRLHPVVPLNMRQALETTAIPGPPGEPDVVLLKGDTVTINTSGLHKRRDLYPPTSKTFADPLTFSPDRWNHWTPRPWTYLPFSGGPRICVGQNFALTEMAYCR; encoded by the exons ATGCTCCTACGACTCGATCTCGTCTTTGCTGGCACCGTCCTTCTGTTCGCTGCACTTGTCTGGGCTCGGAATCGGGTAGCCGATGACCGTATACGGCGAgcaggaggcgctcgcgcccCGATCTTGGCTGGCAACTTTTTCTCAG CATCGTGGTTCTATTTCAATGTAGGCAAGAATCAGCTTAGGAACAACTTACCAAATTGGTGTGACCAAACACTGGACGCCTTGccgggcagccagcacgcTGCCGAGTTCAGCTTGACGGGCAAGAAGAGGGTGCTTATCACACGCGAGCCTGAGCAGATCAAGGCTGTTCTCGCGACGAAATTTGCCAGCTTCGGCCATGGCTCGCAGTGGCACAAACTCTGGGGCCCAtttctcggcgacggcatcttCGCCACCGACGGCCAGCAATGGCACAACAGTCGCAGCATGATCCGTCCCATGTTTGCAAGAGATAGGCTGCGCAACCTGACCATATTCGACTACTGTACGGACAAGCTACTCTCCAAGCTGCCACGCAACGGCGAGACAGTGGATCTCAAGAACTTGTTCTACAGATGGTCTCTAGACGCCGCGACAGAGTTTCTCCTGGGTGAAAACGTCAACAGCTTGGATAA CCCCGTACATGGCGTTGCCAACGCGATGACCACCGCCCAGCGAATACAAATGTTGATTTTCGTCCTCAA TCCCATCGCGCCACTAATACCCAAGGGGGCCTACCTCAAAGCGATCGGATGCATCGAGTCTTTCATCGAACCTATCATTAGCCGGGCTTTGGCTCTTAGCGAGAATGAGTTGGACGAGCTTTCCAAACTGGATATTGACTTTACGTTTCTTCATAGCATCGCGAGATTTTCCAAGGAGCCAAAGGTCCTCCGTGATGAGATCATGTCTGTGTTGCTGGCGGCAAGAGACACGACTGCCGCTACCATGTCTTGGGCTGTGTACGAGCTGTCTAACTGCCCGGATGCTTGGACGCAGCTACGACGAGAGGTCATTGACGCGCTCGGGGTGGAGAAACGGCCGACTTACGAGACTCTGAAGAACCTAAAAAGCGTCAGAAACATACTCAACGAGACGCTACGCTTGCATCCAGTAGTTCCCCTCAACATGCGTCAAGCTttggagacgacggcgattCCCGGCCCACCGGGTGAGCCAGATGTCGTGCTACTCAAGGGCGATACCGTCACGATCAACACATCAGGGTTACACAAGCGACGGGATTTGTACCCTCCCACATCGAAAACGTTCGCAGACCCTCTCACGTTCAGCCCGGACCGCTGGAATCACTGGACACCACGGCCGTGGACATATCTTCCGTTCAGTGGAGGCCCGAGAATATGCGTTGGCCAAAACTTTGCCCTCACCGAGATGGCGTATTGCCGTTGA
- a CDS encoding uncharacterized protein (EggNog:ENOG503PC41~COG:Q) — MTTAQRIQMLIFVLNPIAPLIPKGAYLKAIGCIESFIEPIISRALALSENELDELSKLDIDFTFLHSIARFSKEPKVLRDEIMSVLLAARDTTAATMSWAVYELSNCPDAWTQLRREVIDALGVEKRPTYETLKNLKSVRNILNETLRLHPVVPLNMRQALETTAIPGPPGEPDVVLLKGDTVTINTSGLHKRRDLYPPTSKTFADPLTFSPDRWNHWTPRPWTYLPFSGGPRICVGQNFALTEMAYCLVRLAQHFERIAYRGDWASQATRADIIATPALGVPVALFEPSSQNH, encoded by the exons ATGACCACCGCCCAGCGAATACAAATGTTGATTTTCGTCCTCAA TCCCATCGCGCCACTAATACCCAAGGGGGCCTACCTCAAAGCGATCGGATGCATCGAGTCTTTCATCGAACCTATCATTAGCCGGGCTTTGGCTCTTAGCGAGAATGAGTTGGACGAGCTTTCCAAACTGGATATTGACTTTACGTTTCTTCATAGCATCGCGAGATTTTCCAAGGAGCCAAAGGTCCTCCGTGATGAGATCATGTCTGTGTTGCTGGCGGCAAGAGACACGACTGCCGCTACCATGTCTTGGGCTGTGTACGAGCTGTCTAACTGCCCGGATGCTTGGACGCAGCTACGACGAGAGGTCATTGACGCGCTCGGGGTGGAGAAACGGCCGACTTACGAGACTCTGAAGAACCTAAAAAGCGTCAGAAACATACTCAACGAGACGCTACGCTTGCATCCAGTAGTTCCCCTCAACATGCGTCAAGCTttggagacgacggcgattCCCGGCCCACCGGGTGAGCCAGATGTCGTGCTACTCAAGGGCGATACCGTCACGATCAACACATCAGGGTTACACAAGCGACGGGATTTGTACCCTCCCACATCGAAAACGTTCGCAGACCCTCTCACGTTCAGCCCGGACCGCTGGAATCACTGGACACCACGGCCGTGGACATATCTTCCGTTCAGTGGAGGCCCGAGAATATGCGTTGGCCAAAACTTTGCCCTCACCGAGATGGCGTATTGCC TGGTGCGCTTGGCTCAACACTTCGAACGGATCGCTTATCGCGGAGACTGGGCCTCGCAGGCAACGCGGGCTGACATTATTGCGACGCCAGCATTGGGGGTCCCCGTGGCCCTGTTTGAACCTTCGTCTCAGAACCATTAA
- a CDS encoding uncharacterized protein (SECRETED:SignalP(1-22~SECRETED:cutsite=VWA-RN~SECRETED:prob=0.5440)~EggNog:ENOG503PC41~COG:Q) produces the protein MIRPMFARDRLRNLTIFDYCTDKLLSKLPRNGETVDLKNLFYRWSLDAATEFLLGENVNSLDNPVHGVANAMTTAQRIQMLIFVLNPIAPLIPKGAYLKAIGCIESFIEPIISRALALSENELDELSKLDIDFTFLHSIARFSKEPKVLRDEIMSVLLAARDTTAATMSWAVYELSNCPDAWTQLRREVIDALGVEKRPTYETLKNLKSVRNILNETLRLHPVVPLNMRQALETTAIPGPPGEPDVVLLKGDTVTINTSGLHKRRDLYPPTSKTFADPLTFSPDRWNHWTPRPWTYLPFSGGPRICVGQNFALTEMAYCLVRLAQHFERIAYRGDWASQATRADIIATPALGVPVALFEPSSQNH, from the exons ATGATCCGTCCCATGTTTGCAAGAGATAGGCTGCGCAACCTGACCATATTCGACTACTGTACGGACAAGCTACTCTCCAAGCTGCCACGCAACGGCGAGACAGTGGATCTCAAGAACTTGTTCTACAGATGGTCTCTAGACGCCGCGACAGAGTTTCTCCTGGGTGAAAACGTCAACAGCTTGGATAA CCCCGTACATGGCGTTGCCAACGCGATGACCACCGCCCAGCGAATACAAATGTTGATTTTCGTCCTCAA TCCCATCGCGCCACTAATACCCAAGGGGGCCTACCTCAAAGCGATCGGATGCATCGAGTCTTTCATCGAACCTATCATTAGCCGGGCTTTGGCTCTTAGCGAGAATGAGTTGGACGAGCTTTCCAAACTGGATATTGACTTTACGTTTCTTCATAGCATCGCGAGATTTTCCAAGGAGCCAAAGGTCCTCCGTGATGAGATCATGTCTGTGTTGCTGGCGGCAAGAGACACGACTGCCGCTACCATGTCTTGGGCTGTGTACGAGCTGTCTAACTGCCCGGATGCTTGGACGCAGCTACGACGAGAGGTCATTGACGCGCTCGGGGTGGAGAAACGGCCGACTTACGAGACTCTGAAGAACCTAAAAAGCGTCAGAAACATACTCAACGAGACGCTACGCTTGCATCCAGTAGTTCCCCTCAACATGCGTCAAGCTttggagacgacggcgattCCCGGCCCACCGGGTGAGCCAGATGTCGTGCTACTCAAGGGCGATACCGTCACGATCAACACATCAGGGTTACACAAGCGACGGGATTTGTACCCTCCCACATCGAAAACGTTCGCAGACCCTCTCACGTTCAGCCCGGACCGCTGGAATCACTGGACACCACGGCCGTGGACATATCTTCCGTTCAGTGGAGGCCCGAGAATATGCGTTGGCCAAAACTTTGCCCTCACCGAGATGGCGTATTGCC TGGTGCGCTTGGCTCAACACTTCGAACGGATCGCTTATCGCGGAGACTGGGCCTCGCAGGCAACGCGGGCTGACATTATTGCGACGCCAGCATTGGGGGTCCCCGTGGCCCTGTTTGAACCTTCGTCTCAGAACCATTAA
- a CDS encoding uncharacterized protein (SECRETED:SignalP(1-22~SECRETED:cutsite=VWA-RN~SECRETED:prob=0.5440)~EggNog:ENOG503PC41~COG:Q), whose translation MLLRLDLVFAGTVLLFAALVWARNRVADDRIRRAGGARAPILAGNFFSASWFYFNVGKNQLRNNLPNWCDQTLDALPGSQHAAEFSLTGKKRVLITREPEQIKAVLATKFASFGHGSQWHKLWGPFLGDGIFATDGQQWHNSRSMIRPMFARDRLRNLTIFDYCTDKLLSKLPRNGETVDLKNLFYRWSLDAATEFLLGENVNSLDNPVHGVANAMTTAQRIQMLIFVLNPIAPLIPKGAYLKAIGCIESFIEPIISRALALSENELDELSKLDIDFTFLHSIARFSKEPKVLRDEIMSVLLAARDTTAATMSWAVYELSNCPDAWTQLRREVIDALGVEKRPTYETLKNLKSVRNILNETLRLHPVVPLNMRQALETTAIPGPPGEPDVVLLKGDTVTINTSGLHKRRDLYPPTSKTFADPLTFSPDRWNHWTPRPWTYLPFSGGPRICVGQNFALTEMAYCLVRLAQHFERIAYRGDWASQATRADIIATPALGVPVALFEPSSQNH comes from the exons ATGCTCCTACGACTCGATCTCGTCTTTGCTGGCACCGTCCTTCTGTTCGCTGCACTTGTCTGGGCTCGGAATCGGGTAGCCGATGACCGTATACGGCGAgcaggaggcgctcgcgcccCGATCTTGGCTGGCAACTTTTTCTCAG CATCGTGGTTCTATTTCAATGTAGGCAAGAATCAGCTTAGGAACAACTTACCAAATTGGTGTGACCAAACACTGGACGCCTTGccgggcagccagcacgcTGCCGAGTTCAGCTTGACGGGCAAGAAGAGGGTGCTTATCACACGCGAGCCTGAGCAGATCAAGGCTGTTCTCGCGACGAAATTTGCCAGCTTCGGCCATGGCTCGCAGTGGCACAAACTCTGGGGCCCAtttctcggcgacggcatcttCGCCACCGACGGCCAGCAATGGCACAACAGTCGCAGCATGATCCGTCCCATGTTTGCAAGAGATAGGCTGCGCAACCTGACCATATTCGACTACTGTACGGACAAGCTACTCTCCAAGCTGCCACGCAACGGCGAGACAGTGGATCTCAAGAACTTGTTCTACAGATGGTCTCTAGACGCCGCGACAGAGTTTCTCCTGGGTGAAAACGTCAACAGCTTGGATAA CCCCGTACATGGCGTTGCCAACGCGATGACCACCGCCCAGCGAATACAAATGTTGATTTTCGTCCTCAA TCCCATCGCGCCACTAATACCCAAGGGGGCCTACCTCAAAGCGATCGGATGCATCGAGTCTTTCATCGAACCTATCATTAGCCGGGCTTTGGCTCTTAGCGAGAATGAGTTGGACGAGCTTTCCAAACTGGATATTGACTTTACGTTTCTTCATAGCATCGCGAGATTTTCCAAGGAGCCAAAGGTCCTCCGTGATGAGATCATGTCTGTGTTGCTGGCGGCAAGAGACACGACTGCCGCTACCATGTCTTGGGCTGTGTACGAGCTGTCTAACTGCCCGGATGCTTGGACGCAGCTACGACGAGAGGTCATTGACGCGCTCGGGGTGGAGAAACGGCCGACTTACGAGACTCTGAAGAACCTAAAAAGCGTCAGAAACATACTCAACGAGACGCTACGCTTGCATCCAGTAGTTCCCCTCAACATGCGTCAAGCTttggagacgacggcgattCCCGGCCCACCGGGTGAGCCAGATGTCGTGCTACTCAAGGGCGATACCGTCACGATCAACACATCAGGGTTACACAAGCGACGGGATTTGTACCCTCCCACATCGAAAACGTTCGCAGACCCTCTCACGTTCAGCCCGGACCGCTGGAATCACTGGACACCACGGCCGTGGACATATCTTCCGTTCAGTGGAGGCCCGAGAATATGCGTTGGCCAAAACTTTGCCCTCACCGAGATGGCGTATTGCC TGGTGCGCTTGGCTCAACACTTCGAACGGATCGCTTATCGCGGAGACTGGGCCTCGCAGGCAACGCGGGCTGACATTATTGCGACGCCAGCATTGGGGGTCCCCGTGGCCCTGTTTGAACCTTCGTCTCAGAACCATTAA
- the LSC2 gene encoding succinate--CoA ligase beta chain (EggNog:ENOG503NUY0~BUSCO:EOG09262GXD~COG:C) translates to MFKLGRSRALASALNATKLQVAPSVRLPGVAQQRRALSIHEYLSADLLRKYGVGVPKGSVAKTAEEAKNVAKEIGTEDMVIKAQVLAGGRGKGSFDNGLKGGVRVIYSPHEAEMFAEQMIGHKLITKQTGAGGRLCNSVYICERKFARREFYLAILMDRGSQTPVIVSSSQGGMDIETVAKETPDAINTTYVDINKGVTDDMARSIATNLGFSEQCIEDAKDTIQKLYKIFLERDMTQIEINPLSETSDHQVLCMDAKFGFDDNAEFRQKEVFEWRDTTQEDPDEVRAAQSNLNFIKLDGDIGCLVNGAGLAMATMDIIKLNGGQPANFLDVGGGATPAAIKEAFELITSDPKVTAIFVNIFGGIVRCDAIAQGLINTAESLNLKIPIIARLQGTNVEQAHKLINESGMKIFSIDDLQNAAEKAVQLSKVVKLARDIDVGVEFTLGI, encoded by the exons ATGTTCAAGCtaggccgcagccgcgccctGGCCTCGGCCCTGAATGCCACCAAG CTTCAGGTCGCCCCTTCAGTCAGGCTGCCCGGCGTCGCGCAACAACGACGCGCTTTGAGCATCCACGAGTACCTGTCGGCCGACCTCCTGCGAAAG TATGGTGTCGGCGTTCCCAAGGGCTCCGTagccaagacggccgaggaggccaagaacGTGGCCAAAGAGATCGGCACCGAGGACATGGTCATCAAGGCCCAGGTCCTCGCCGGTGGCCGAGGCAAGGGCTCCTTCGACAACGGCCTCAAGGGCGGTGTCCGCGTCATTTATTCGCCTCACGAGGCAGAGATGTTCGCTGAGCAGATGATCGGTCACAAGCTCATCACGAAGcagacgggcgccggcggccgacttTGCAACTCCGTCTACATTTGCGAGCGCAAGTTTGCGCGCCGCGAGTTTTACCTGGCCATCCTTATGGACCGTGGGTCGCAGACGCCCGTAATCGTCTCTTCGTCTCAGGGTGGCATGGATATCGAGACGGTCGCTAAGGAGACTCCCGAtgccatcaacaccacctACGTTGACATCAACAAGGGTGTGACGGACGACATGGCGCGCAGCATCGCCACCAACCTCGGGTTCAGTGAGCAGTGCATCGAGGATGCCAAGGACACAATCCAGAAGCTCTACAAGATTTTCCTCGAACGCGACATGACGCAGATCGAGATCAACCCCCTGTCCGAGACCTCAGACCACCAGGTACTTTGCATGGACGCCAAGTTCGGcttcgacgacaacgccgagTTCCGCCAAAAGGAGGTCTTTGAGTGGCGCGACACGACGCAGGAGGACCCCGATGAGGTCAGGGCTGCCCAGTCAAACCTCAACTTCATCAAGCTGGATGGTGACATCGGCTGCCTGGTCAacggcgcgggcctcgccATGGCTACCATGGACATTATCAAGCtcaacggcggccagccggccaACTTTCTCGATGTCGGTGGCGGTGCGACGCCTGCTGCCATCAAGGAGGCGTTTGAGCTCATCACCAGCGACCCCAAGGTGACGGCCATTTTCGTCAACATCTTCGGCGGTATCGTGCGGtgcgacgccatcgcgcaGGGCTTGATCAACACGGCCGAGTCGCTGAATCTCAAGATCCCCATCATTGCGCGTCTGCAGGGCACCAACGTGGAGCAGGCGCAcaagctcatcaacgagTCGGGCATGAAGATCTTCTCCATCGATGACCTGCAAAACGCGGCCGAGAAGGCGGTGCAGCTGTCCAAGGTTGTCAAGCTGG CGCGTGAtatcgacgtcggcgtcgagttCACGCTGGGCATCTAA